One window from the genome of Terrimicrobium sacchariphilum encodes:
- a CDS encoding PEP-CTERM sorting domain-containing protein, which produces MRLLVTLFSLALLVPHGRAATLIGSVVEISRKIPSDGFYWGPVSVLVTGTDSDRTSVSDGNNMAIMPRANSIVFILGPEGGAGGGAEDHRMLVSDIQWFGESELEIASIAVTSDLPCFNPSLVTFDGRSVSLWIGSLEWDGGETVEVTLTPTAVPEPSTVFLMAGALALGICWLGRRQPGT; this is translated from the coding sequence ATGCGATTACTGGTGACACTTTTCTCGCTGGCGCTGCTGGTGCCTCACGGCAGGGCAGCCACACTGATCGGCTCCGTCGTGGAGATTTCCCGCAAAATACCTTCGGATGGGTTTTACTGGGGGCCGGTTTCCGTGTTGGTGACTGGTACCGATTCAGACCGCACCTCAGTAAGCGATGGTAACAATATGGCCATTATGCCGCGGGCCAATAGCATCGTCTTCATCCTGGGGCCTGAAGGAGGTGCCGGCGGAGGAGCCGAGGATCATCGGATGCTCGTGTCGGACATCCAGTGGTTTGGGGAGTCCGAGTTGGAAATCGCCTCCATCGCGGTGACATCCGATCTTCCCTGTTTCAATCCCTCCTTGGTGACCTTCGATGGACGATCTGTTTCACTCTGGATTGGCAGCCTGGAGTGGGATGGCGGGGAAACCGTGGAGGTAACCCTCACGCCAACGGCTGTGCCCGAGCCTTCCACCGTATTTCTGATGGCTGGCGCTCTGGCACTTGGAATCTGCTGGCTGGGGCGTCGCCAGCCGGGGACTTGA
- a CDS encoding helix-turn-helix transcriptional regulator has protein sequence MNPSELAHSRNRPSAFPGMGFKRFFSPQPLGSKTVSVRGIGIREAMPACLVERPQGTGDYLIMLFHDEAQIGTSPVMQPTDRPDTMMVWPPGKGQFYGNPRQGFVHSWIHCEGRRIRQALRQARLPLAEPFPVGNISHFQQTLLDVHAEVVSYMPPDEILIGNLLENCFRELARQLRGVDSGIQVPERLLAVHRLIAAVPDHPITLEKLASMAGMSPSHFSAQFRKTFGLAPMECLIQHRMHRAAHLLSDHNMTVSEIARQVGYEDAFHFSKTFRKHFGSSPRAMRQHGERPLN, from the coding sequence ATGAATCCGTCGGAACTCGCCCATTCCCGCAATCGCCCTTCCGCCTTCCCCGGTATGGGCTTCAAGCGATTCTTCTCTCCGCAGCCGCTCGGCTCAAAGACTGTCAGCGTGCGCGGGATCGGCATTCGAGAGGCTATGCCGGCGTGTCTTGTCGAACGTCCACAGGGAACAGGTGACTACCTGATCATGCTCTTCCATGATGAAGCCCAGATCGGCACCTCCCCGGTCATGCAGCCCACGGACCGCCCGGACACCATGATGGTCTGGCCACCCGGCAAGGGGCAGTTTTATGGCAATCCCCGGCAGGGCTTCGTTCACTCGTGGATTCATTGTGAAGGCCGCCGCATCCGCCAGGCCCTGCGCCAGGCCCGACTTCCGCTGGCGGAACCGTTCCCGGTCGGAAACATCTCGCACTTCCAGCAAACCCTCCTCGATGTCCACGCCGAGGTCGTGTCCTACATGCCGCCCGATGAAATCCTTATCGGAAATCTCCTGGAAAATTGTTTTCGAGAACTCGCCCGCCAGTTGCGGGGAGTCGATTCCGGCATTCAGGTGCCGGAGCGCCTGCTGGCCGTGCATCGTCTCATCGCCGCCGTGCCGGATCACCCCATCACTCTGGAGAAACTCGCCTCCATGGCGGGCATGTCGCCATCGCATTTCTCCGCTCAGTTTCGAAAAACCTTCGGCCTCGCTCCCATGGAATGCCTCATCCAGCATCGAATGCACCGCGCCGCGCATCTGCTTTCCGATCACAACATGACCGTATCGGAAATCGCCCGGCAGGTGGGGTACGAGGATGCCTTTCACTTCTCCAAAACCTTCCGGAAGCACTTTGGATCGAGTCCTCGGGCCATGCGGCAGCACGGGGAAAGGCCTTTGAATTAA
- a CDS encoding PEP-CTERM sorting domain-containing protein (PEP-CTERM proteins occur, often in large numbers, in the proteomes of bacteria that also encode an exosortase, a predicted intramembrane cysteine proteinase. The presence of a PEP-CTERM domain at a protein's C-terminus predicts cleavage within the sorting domain, followed by covalent anchoring to some some component of the (usually Gram-negative) cell surface. Many PEP-CTERM proteins exhibit an unusual sequence composition that includes large numbers of potential glycosylation sites. Expression of one such protein has been shown restore the ability of a bacterium to form floc, a type of biofilm.) — MTPRICALVLGASAGLAIAQNQTSIFSPVTNWNGAYTLSVQQYDMGTASVPTLQSFASASYGDEWVVLAGRTNGLHGFTNSGTVNFPPASQNTEIWVVDPVTKQTWSKSLSSSGLSDSIISSLSATATQSFTQGSTLFVSGGYVYDSTANNFTTYNTLTAIDVADVVSWVKGETSSLAANSVLQTTGGTSSNGSYTGGFFAVTGGEMYQTGSTVQLVFGQDFEGPYTPGSNGTYTSQVRSFTIDYNKENGTLGYTETQVSPGPGDPTQFRRRDLNVAPSLSKNPEGGAPVAGLIAYSGVFYNGEGVWTVPVEIGADGVPVMADPSNPATFKQAMSNYDAAKLGLYSNATGEFTEFFFGGITANTYNPTTGTLTYDAEFPFTSQISAITRDENGNYAQYYAGGLPQILDSEGKVILFGAEAKFFPVLGLPTYDNGVIDLDALTDGTLLGYIYGGIAADAPNNGKTAASNEVFAVYYTAVPEPSALALLALGLPLVWLLRHSRQAVR; from the coding sequence ATGACCCCACGGATATGCGCCCTCGTGCTCGGAGCCAGTGCCGGCCTGGCAATAGCCCAAAACCAGACCTCGATCTTTTCCCCCGTCACGAACTGGAATGGAGCGTACACCCTGTCGGTCCAGCAATATGACATGGGAACGGCTTCCGTGCCGACGCTCCAGTCCTTTGCTTCGGCGTCCTACGGCGACGAATGGGTGGTGCTCGCCGGGCGCACCAACGGGCTCCATGGCTTCACCAACAGCGGCACGGTCAATTTTCCGCCCGCATCGCAAAACACCGAGATCTGGGTGGTTGATCCGGTGACGAAGCAGACGTGGAGCAAATCGCTTTCCTCCTCCGGCCTCAGCGACTCGATCATTAGTAGCCTGTCGGCAACAGCCACCCAGAGTTTCACGCAGGGGAGTACGCTCTTCGTCTCCGGCGGTTACGTCTACGACTCGACCGCGAATAACTTCACCACCTACAACACGCTCACAGCGATCGACGTGGCCGATGTGGTGAGTTGGGTCAAAGGCGAAACCTCCTCTCTGGCCGCGAACAGCGTGCTGCAGACCACCGGAGGGACCAGCAGCAACGGCTCCTACACCGGAGGCTTCTTTGCGGTGACAGGCGGAGAAATGTACCAGACCGGCAGCACGGTGCAGCTCGTCTTCGGACAGGATTTTGAGGGTCCCTACACGCCCGGATCGAATGGCACCTACACGTCGCAGGTCCGCTCATTCACCATCGACTACAATAAAGAAAACGGCACGCTGGGGTATACCGAGACGCAAGTGAGCCCCGGGCCCGGCGATCCCACGCAATTTCGCCGCCGCGATCTGAACGTCGCCCCGTCGCTGTCCAAGAATCCTGAGGGTGGCGCTCCTGTGGCTGGGCTGATCGCGTACTCGGGCGTATTCTACAATGGAGAGGGCGTATGGACCGTGCCGGTGGAAATCGGTGCGGACGGCGTGCCCGTGATGGCCGATCCCAGCAACCCGGCGACCTTCAAACAAGCCATGAGCAACTATGATGCAGCCAAGCTCGGCCTGTATTCGAATGCAACCGGCGAGTTCACGGAATTCTTCTTTGGCGGCATCACCGCCAATACCTACAACCCAACCACCGGGACACTCACATACGACGCGGAGTTTCCCTTCACCTCGCAGATTTCCGCCATCACCCGGGATGAAAACGGCAACTACGCGCAATACTACGCAGGCGGGTTGCCGCAGATCCTCGACTCGGAAGGCAAAGTGATCCTTTTCGGAGCCGAGGCGAAATTCTTTCCGGTTCTCGGCCTGCCGACGTATGACAACGGCGTGATCGATCTCGATGCGCTGACCGACGGCACTTTGCTCGGATATATCTACGGAGGCATCGCCGCAGATGCTCCCAACAACGGCAAAACCGCAGCATCGAACGAGGTCTTCGCAGTTTACTACACCGCAGTACCCGAACCCTCCGCCTTGGCACTGCTCGCACTCGGGCTGCCGCTGGTGTGGCTCCTCCGGCATTCTCGTCAAGCCGTCCGGTAA
- a CDS encoding RICIN domain-containing protein: protein MNTLRLIFLALLFCLHSASSAPQEIVNDTIWLDTSGQEIIAQGGSMIKVGKVFYWYGYDIKKNDVRLYTSSDFVHWAYQGIVYHGNSWYGRPDVLYNARTGRYVMITEGPRSTGRNCVVFFTSNKAAGPFVRQGITDMVFGNTMGDHSVFKDANGDAYLLAVTDPTSTNYNGGMKIVKLTSDYLGLESVVAEWNNGGDHREAPAIVKKDGFYYLLTSWTDGWHSTATKYQKSATLAGMASAPKILLATSPYSSNSFNTQNDFIMPVTGAQGTTYVYCGDRYSQQTGEGIGKNGWYPLTFDSAGTPTLNGVQKWRIDTETGLWDIKSVEAGKTYRIMNQNSGKALTVSSSTAPDGTGVEQRTYSGLLTQKWTFFPMGNNQFLVLNSDTGKALDVAGSSTANGAFLQVNAKSAITSQTWVVVPTGGAFRITNYNSSKSANVSGSSTSDGAKIEQWTYSDWASQKWIIETPPATTSFTENSIYKIVNRGSGKALTVTGGGSADGTLIEQRTFADADGQKWVFQPYGTDQYLIRSVQSGKFLDVTNASTDNGATIEIRPVSGTDSQTWLATKLSSGYYQLTCLKSGKSLNVSGSSTADGAKVEQWTFGNWNSQMWSISAL from the coding sequence ATGAACACCCTCCGCCTTATCTTCCTGGCGCTGCTTTTCTGCCTTCATTCCGCGTCCTCCGCCCCGCAGGAAATCGTCAACGACACCATCTGGCTGGATACTTCGGGGCAGGAAATCATTGCCCAGGGTGGAAGCATGATCAAAGTCGGGAAGGTCTTCTACTGGTATGGCTATGACATCAAAAAGAACGATGTCCGTCTCTATACCTCCTCCGATTTCGTCCACTGGGCCTATCAGGGAATCGTCTATCACGGCAACTCCTGGTACGGGCGGCCAGACGTGCTCTACAATGCTCGTACAGGCCGCTACGTCATGATCACCGAGGGGCCGCGATCGACCGGGCGTAATTGCGTCGTCTTTTTTACCTCCAACAAGGCGGCAGGCCCCTTCGTCCGCCAGGGGATCACCGACATGGTGTTTGGCAATACCATGGGCGATCACTCGGTCTTTAAGGATGCCAATGGCGACGCCTATCTCCTGGCCGTCACCGATCCGACATCCACCAATTACAACGGCGGCATGAAGATCGTGAAGCTCACCTCGGACTACCTCGGCCTGGAATCCGTCGTGGCCGAGTGGAACAACGGAGGCGACCACCGGGAGGCCCCTGCCATTGTCAAAAAGGACGGCTTTTACTACCTCCTCACTTCATGGACCGATGGCTGGCACTCGACCGCTACAAAGTACCAGAAGTCCGCAACGCTGGCGGGAATGGCCTCTGCACCCAAGATCCTGCTGGCGACCAGTCCCTACAGTTCGAACTCCTTCAACACCCAGAACGACTTTATCATGCCGGTGACCGGCGCCCAGGGTACCACGTATGTTTATTGCGGCGACCGCTACAGTCAGCAGACGGGCGAAGGTATCGGCAAAAATGGCTGGTATCCGCTGACCTTCGATTCCGCTGGCACGCCCACCCTCAATGGCGTGCAAAAATGGCGGATCGATACCGAAACGGGTCTTTGGGATATCAAATCGGTCGAAGCCGGAAAGACCTACCGCATCATGAATCAAAACAGCGGCAAGGCGCTCACCGTATCCTCCTCCACCGCCCCTGATGGCACAGGGGTGGAGCAGCGAACCTACAGCGGATTGCTCACGCAGAAGTGGACGTTCTTCCCCATGGGAAACAATCAGTTTCTCGTCCTGAACTCCGATACCGGCAAAGCGCTCGATGTCGCCGGCTCCTCCACCGCCAATGGCGCATTCCTTCAGGTCAATGCAAAGTCCGCCATAACCAGCCAGACATGGGTGGTGGTTCCCACCGGCGGCGCATTTCGCATCACAAACTACAACAGCAGCAAATCCGCCAATGTCTCGGGCAGCTCGACCAGCGACGGGGCAAAGATCGAGCAGTGGACGTATTCCGATTGGGCCAGCCAGAAGTGGATCATCGAAACTCCACCGGCCACGACCTCATTCACCGAAAACAGCATTTACAAAATCGTCAACCGGGGCAGTGGAAAAGCACTCACCGTCACCGGCGGGGGCAGTGCGGATGGAACTCTGATCGAGCAACGCACCTTTGCCGACGCTGACGGCCAGAAATGGGTCTTTCAGCCCTACGGAACGGACCAATACCTCATCCGTAGCGTGCAAAGCGGAAAATTCCTGGATGTCACCAATGCATCCACTGACAACGGCGCGACAATTGAGATCCGCCCCGTGAGTGGAACTGACAGCCAGACGTGGCTCGCGACCAAGTTAAGCTCGGGATATTACCAGCTAACCTGCCTCAAGAGTGGCAAATCCCTCAATGTCTCCGGGAGTTCCACAGCGGATGGGGCCAAGGTCGAGCAGTGGACCTTCGGCAACTGGAACAGCCAGATGTGGTCGATCTCGGCGCTCTAG
- a CDS encoding class I SAM-dependent methyltransferase encodes MDFTANIERFTGFADHYDQFRPSPPEALAGLVGQYLQMDQPRLVVDLGCGSGLSTRYWSGRAEAVVGVDPTEAMLNQARSLAMPCVQYRLGFSHATGLADESADIVTCSQSLHWMDPQPTFDEVARVLRTGGIFAAYDYDWPPVTTAPEVDVLYRECMENARKLEKAAGVSSEVRRWGKSGHLARMQESGCFRFVRECTLHHTDEGNADRIVGLLLSQGHVQTLLKAGFTESELRVDQLREIAGKRLGSHPQRWYWSSRVRLGVK; translated from the coding sequence ATGGACTTCACCGCGAACATCGAGCGATTCACCGGCTTTGCCGATCACTACGATCAATTTCGGCCATCGCCGCCCGAGGCGCTTGCGGGATTGGTGGGGCAGTATCTCCAGATGGATCAGCCGCGACTGGTGGTGGACCTCGGCTGCGGGAGCGGGCTATCGACCCGATATTGGTCGGGGCGTGCGGAGGCTGTGGTCGGGGTTGATCCGACCGAAGCCATGCTGAATCAGGCGCGGTCTTTGGCGATGCCGTGCGTGCAATATCGCCTCGGCTTTTCTCATGCGACGGGGCTGGCGGATGAGTCCGCGGATATTGTGACCTGCTCGCAGTCCCTGCACTGGATGGACCCGCAGCCGACCTTTGACGAAGTGGCGCGTGTTTTACGGACAGGCGGGATATTTGCGGCCTATGACTACGACTGGCCGCCAGTGACGACCGCCCCTGAGGTGGACGTCCTCTACCGGGAATGCATGGAGAACGCCCGCAAGCTCGAAAAAGCGGCAGGTGTTTCCTCCGAAGTCCGGCGATGGGGCAAGTCGGGTCACCTGGCTCGCATGCAGGAGAGCGGGTGTTTCCGTTTTGTCCGGGAATGCACCCTCCATCACACCGATGAGGGAAATGCCGACCGCATCGTGGGGCTCCTTCTCAGCCAGGGACACGTGCAGACTTTGCTCAAGGCTGGTTTCACCGAGTCCGAACTGAGAGTCGATCAACTCCGGGAGATCGCAGGGAAGAGGCTCGGGTCTCATCCGCAACGCTGGTATTGGTCGTCGCGGGTGAGGCTGGGAGTGAAATGA
- a CDS encoding zinc ribbon domain-containing protein YjdM: MSQQTCPECEMNDVLQHADHWECMTCGHEWAREEEAPAGRIVKDAHGNVLTDGDCVVLIKDLPLKGAQVLKGGTKTKPIRLVDGDHEISCKIDGMAVGLKACFVRKA, translated from the coding sequence ATGAGTCAACAAACGTGTCCGGAGTGTGAAATGAATGACGTATTGCAGCACGCAGACCATTGGGAATGCATGACCTGCGGACACGAATGGGCGCGAGAAGAAGAGGCTCCTGCTGGGCGAATCGTCAAGGACGCCCACGGCAATGTGCTGACCGATGGCGATTGCGTGGTGCTCATCAAGGATTTGCCGCTCAAGGGCGCTCAGGTGCTCAAGGGAGGCACCAAGACCAAGCCCATCCGCCTCGTCGACGGCGATCACGAGATCTCCTGCAAAATCGACGGGATGGCCGTCGGGCTGAAGGCTTGCTTCGTGCGAAAGGCATAG
- a CDS encoding dihydrofolate reductase family protein has translation MLRGHVFIATSLDGFIARRDGDIGWLEEKSISAARLDGENEDHGYADFLAGMDGIIMGRRTFEKVLTFDSWPFDKPVVVLSRFISAVDLPSDIAGRVTILNQPPRAVAEYLAGRGWEHAYIDGGQVIQAFLREGLIADLVITRIPILLGDGLPLFGAIEDHTELRHLGTKAFPSGFVQSRYKVLG, from the coding sequence TCATTGCAACCAGCCTCGATGGCTTTATTGCCCGCAGGGACGGTGATATCGGGTGGCTGGAGGAGAAGTCAATCAGCGCGGCTCGCCTCGACGGTGAAAATGAAGACCACGGTTACGCCGATTTCCTGGCGGGCATGGATGGAATCATCATGGGCCGCCGCACGTTTGAAAAGGTTCTCACCTTCGACTCGTGGCCCTTCGACAAGCCTGTGGTGGTGCTTAGTCGTTTTATATCAGCTGTAGATTTGCCGTCCGATATTGCGGGAAGGGTGACGATTCTTAATCAGCCTCCGAGGGCGGTGGCGGAGTATCTCGCAGGGCGTGGCTGGGAGCATGCCTACATCGACGGAGGACAGGTGATTCAGGCCTTTCTCCGCGAGGGGCTGATCGCGGATTTGGTGATTACGCGCATTCCCATTTTACTCGGAGACGGGCTGCCGCTCTTTGGAGCGATCGAGGATCATACCGAGCTTCGGCACCTCGGCACAAAGGCGTTTCCATCGGGATTTGTTCAATCGAGGTACAAGGTCCTGGGGTAG
- a CDS encoding nucleotidyltransferase family protein, translating into MSSLSLLVLAAGMGSRYGGLKQVDPMGPSGETLLDYSVYDAMRAGFDRVVFLIRRDIEEEFRAKVGSRYEGRIDVAYAFQQLDSLPGSFTVPADRKKPWGTAHAVWCAREVLDGPFVSINADDFYGVGSYEVLAKFLRDKTAASTDYAMAGYRLDNTLSDHGSVARGVCEVDAANKLTSIVEWTAIEHTEGKIFQKTDSGEKTFTGSEPVSMNFWGLTPAVFPQLETILGDFLTANSSDLKAECYIPTALGQLTEQGKATLEVLPTNAPWFGVTYREDKPLVTEALARLHASGEYPTPLWK; encoded by the coding sequence ATGTCTTCTCTCTCTCTTCTCGTACTCGCCGCAGGCATGGGCAGCCGTTATGGAGGCCTGAAACAGGTCGATCCCATGGGACCATCGGGGGAAACCTTGCTCGACTACTCGGTCTATGACGCCATGCGCGCCGGTTTTGACCGCGTGGTATTCCTGATTCGCCGCGACATTGAGGAGGAGTTCCGGGCCAAGGTCGGCTCGCGCTACGAGGGCCGCATCGATGTGGCCTACGCCTTCCAGCAGCTCGACTCGCTGCCCGGCAGCTTCACTGTACCGGCCGATCGTAAAAAACCCTGGGGCACCGCCCATGCCGTATGGTGCGCCCGCGAGGTGCTTGACGGTCCGTTTGTTTCCATCAATGCCGATGATTTCTACGGTGTCGGTTCGTACGAGGTGCTGGCGAAGTTCCTCCGCGACAAGACGGCGGCCAGCACAGATTACGCGATGGCCGGCTATCGCCTCGATAATACGCTCTCCGATCACGGCTCCGTGGCACGCGGTGTCTGCGAGGTGGATGCGGCCAACAAGCTCACCTCCATCGTCGAGTGGACCGCCATCGAGCACACCGAGGGAAAGATTTTCCAAAAGACCGACAGCGGCGAAAAGACCTTCACCGGCAGCGAGCCCGTCTCGATGAACTTCTGGGGTCTCACACCCGCCGTATTCCCGCAACTCGAGACAATCCTCGGCGACTTCCTTACCGCGAACAGCAGCGACCTGAAGGCAGAGTGCTACATCCCGACCGCCCTCGGCCAGCTCACCGAGCAGGGCAAGGCCACGCTTGAGGTGCTGCCGACGAATGCCCCGTGGTTCGGCGTGACCTACCGCGAGGACAAGCCGCTCGTGACCGAAGCCCTCGCCAGGCTCCACGCGTCGGGCGAGTACCCGACCCCGCTGTGGAAATAA
- the thiE gene encoding thiamine phosphate synthase, whose product MEITAARRAVSEARLYGILDLSYVAAEVAPDMARRMIDGGVQILQLRAKNQPLELIERLAKEVAALTSSAGVPFIINDHPNLVQSTGADGAHVGQDDLAVEATRGIIGNVLLGKSTHSVAQATAAGVQDLDYIGFGPLFATPTKPDYTPIGTAEITEVHRLVRHPIFCIGGVKLENLETVLAAGAKRVVIVSGILLADDVAAYCRRCRALLDAVPLV is encoded by the coding sequence GTGGAAATAACCGCCGCCCGCCGGGCTGTCTCCGAGGCCCGGCTCTACGGCATCCTCGATCTTTCCTACGTCGCCGCCGAGGTCGCGCCCGATATGGCGCGACGCATGATCGACGGCGGAGTGCAGATCCTGCAACTCCGCGCCAAGAACCAGCCTCTGGAGCTCATCGAGCGGCTGGCGAAAGAAGTCGCCGCTCTCACCAGTTCCGCAGGGGTGCCATTCATCATCAACGACCATCCGAACCTCGTGCAATCCACGGGGGCCGATGGCGCGCATGTGGGACAGGATGACCTCGCCGTCGAGGCCACCCGGGGGATCATTGGCAATGTACTCCTCGGAAAATCGACCCACAGCGTCGCCCAGGCGACCGCCGCCGGCGTACAGGATCTGGATTACATCGGGTTCGGCCCGCTCTTTGCCACTCCGACCAAGCCGGACTACACCCCGATAGGCACCGCCGAGATCACCGAGGTGCATCGGTTGGTCCGGCACCCGATCTTCTGCATCGGCGGGGTGAAACTCGAGAATCTCGAGACCGTGCTCGCCGCTGGGGCGAAACGCGTGGTCATCGTTTCCGGCATCCTGCTGGCGGATGATGTCGCTGCATATTGTCGCCGCTGCCGTGCCCTTCTGGACGCCGTGCCGCTGGTCTAG